A genomic segment from Mustela lutreola isolate mMusLut2 chromosome 15, mMusLut2.pri, whole genome shotgun sequence encodes:
- the CCDC103 gene encoding coiled-coil domain-containing protein 103, whose protein sequence is MERNGIIDFKALEKELQAALTADEKYKRENAAKLRAVEQRVASYEEFRGIVLASHLKPLERKDKIGGKRTVAWNCHATQRETESQDEATEISQEKTLFQPETSAEFYRDWRRHLQSGPERYEALLQLGGPKLGHLFQTDVGFGLLGELLVALADQVRPADRLMVLGILHSLAGTGRFALNLSLLSPAERESCRGLFQKLQAPGPTKEGLSQKEWGLEEQPGELQEEERLLQELLVLYQVA, encoded by the exons ATGGAAAGGAATGGCATCATTGATTTCAAGGCTTTGGAGAAAGAGCTACAGGCTGCACTCACTGCTGACGAGAAATACAAACGGGAGAACGCTGCCAAGTTACGGGCCGTGGAACAGAGGGTGGCTTCCTATGAGGAGTTCAG GGGGATTGTCCTTGCATCACATCTGAAGCCACTGGAGCGGAAGGACAAGATAGGAGGGAAGAGGACTGTGGCCTGGAACTGTCATGCTACTCAGCGAGAGACCGAGTCTCAGGATGAGGCCACTGAAATCTCCCAG GAGAAAACACTTTTCCAGCCTGAGACCTCCGCAGAGTTCTACCGTGATTGGCGGCGGCACTTGCAGAGCGGGCCAGAGCGCTATGAGGCCCTGCTGCAGCTCGGAGGTCCAAAGCTGGGTCACCTCTTCCAGACGGACGTGGGGTTTGGACTTCTAGGGGAGCTGCTGGTGGCACTGGCTGATCAGGTGAGGCCAGCCGATCGGTTGATGGTGCTAGGGATCCTGCACAGCCTGGCCGGCACTGGGCGCTTCGCTCTGAACCTGAGCCTGCTGAGCCCCGCGGAGAGAGAGAGCTGCAGAGGCCTATTTCAGAAGCTGCAGGCTCCCGGGCCCACAAAGGAGGGGCTCAGCCAGAAGGAGTGGGGTCTAGAGGAGCAGCCTGGTGAGCTCCAGGAGGAGGAAAGGCTCCTGCAGGAGCTGCTAGTGCTGTACCAGGTGGCTTGA